One Cyprinus carpio isolate SPL01 chromosome B25, ASM1834038v1, whole genome shotgun sequence genomic region harbors:
- the nptna gene encoding neuroplastin a isoform X2 — protein MSYAGNALEILFGVLMLHSGFAQNEPSIESTDHMILPTGSQSTPITLQCNLTASQSKHYESFWMKNGEEIPETRGNDKNTEYKLNKPRPENSGEYMCVYTFDSAPAANATIEVKAAPDITGHKRSENKNEGERAVLFCKSVGYPYPTWSWRKLDNGGSMDIYNSSSRFFISSKDGYTELSILDLNITSDPGEYECNATNFLGSNAKISVLRVRSHLAPLWPLLGVLAEIIILVLIIVIYEKRKKPDDVPDAGPMKTNSTNNHKDKNLRQRNTN, from the exons AACCATCAATTGAGTCAACGGATCACATGATTCTACCCACGGGTTCCCAGAGCACACCAATCACGCTTCAGTGCAACCTTACAGCTTCCCAAAGCAAACATTATGAGAGCTTCTGGATGAAGAATGGGGAGGAGATCCCTGAAACAAGGGgcaatgacaaaaacacagaatacAA GCTTAATAAACCAAGGCCAGAGAACTCGGgcgagtatatgtgtgtgtacacgttTGATTCGGCCCCCGCAGCAAATGCCACTATTGAGGTAAAAG CTGCACCAGACATCACAGGGCACAAGCGCAGCGAGAATAAGAATGAGGGTGAGAGAGCTGTCCTCTTCTGCAAATCCGTGGGTTATCCTTATCCCACGTGGAGCTGGCGCAAACTTGATAACGGCGGCAGTATG GATATTTACAATTCCTCTAGCCGCTTCTTCATCAGCAGCAAGGATGGCTACACCGAGCTGTCCATCCTCGACCTAAACATCACCTCCGACCCCGGAGAGTACGAGTGCAATGCCACTAACTTCCTCGGCTCCAATGCCAAGATATCAGTTCTGCGTGTCAGGAGCCACCTGGCCCCGCTGTGGCCCCTGCTGGGGGTCCTCGCCGAGATCATCATCCTGGTGCTGATCATCGTCATCTACGAGAAGCGCAAGAAGCCTGATGATGTTCCTGATG CTGGGCCAAT GAAAACAAATTCCACCAACAACCACAAAGATAAAAACCTACGTCAGAGAAATACAAATTGA
- the nptna gene encoding neuroplastin a isoform X1: MSYAGNALEILFGVLMLHSGFAQNEPSIESTDHMILPTGSQSTPITLQCNLTASQSKHYESFWMKNGEEIPETRGNDKNTEYKLNKPRPENSGEYMCVYTFDSAPAANATIEVKAAPDITGHKRSENKNEGERAVLFCKSVGYPYPTWSWRKLDNGGSMDIYNSSSRFFISSKDGYTELSILDLNITSDPGEYECNATNFLGSNAKISVLRVRSHLAPLWPLLGVLAEIIILVLIIVIYEKRKKPDDVPDDDESAGPMKTNSTNNHKDKNLRQRNTN, from the exons AACCATCAATTGAGTCAACGGATCACATGATTCTACCCACGGGTTCCCAGAGCACACCAATCACGCTTCAGTGCAACCTTACAGCTTCCCAAAGCAAACATTATGAGAGCTTCTGGATGAAGAATGGGGAGGAGATCCCTGAAACAAGGGgcaatgacaaaaacacagaatacAA GCTTAATAAACCAAGGCCAGAGAACTCGGgcgagtatatgtgtgtgtacacgttTGATTCGGCCCCCGCAGCAAATGCCACTATTGAGGTAAAAG CTGCACCAGACATCACAGGGCACAAGCGCAGCGAGAATAAGAATGAGGGTGAGAGAGCTGTCCTCTTCTGCAAATCCGTGGGTTATCCTTATCCCACGTGGAGCTGGCGCAAACTTGATAACGGCGGCAGTATG GATATTTACAATTCCTCTAGCCGCTTCTTCATCAGCAGCAAGGATGGCTACACCGAGCTGTCCATCCTCGACCTAAACATCACCTCCGACCCCGGAGAGTACGAGTGCAATGCCACTAACTTCCTCGGCTCCAATGCCAAGATATCAGTTCTGCGTGTCAGGAGCCACCTGGCCCCGCTGTGGCCCCTGCTGGGGGTCCTCGCCGAGATCATCATCCTGGTGCTGATCATCGTCATCTACGAGAAGCGCAAGAAGCCTGATGATGTTCCTGATG ATGACGAATCAGCTGGGCCAAT GAAAACAAATTCCACCAACAACCACAAAGATAAAAACCTACGTCAGAGAAATACAAATTGA